A region from the Myxococcales bacterium genome encodes:
- a CDS encoding TetR/AcrR family transcriptional regulator, with translation MPPTTKKPPRASYHHGDVARAIRDEALARLREGGPESLSLRELARAIGVSHAAVYRHYEDKDALLAAVAEDGWRGLIGALSSALAAAEDASPRERLVRLGSAYVEFALTHPAHYRVMTGPRLDEAKRFPTLEAPVQESFLVLFREIERARASGVFASDRAEDWALRVWMFAHGYVTLVVARRVPVKREKTLEYFRTLLGPLLG, from the coding sequence GTGCCTCCGACGACGAAGAAGCCCCCGCGGGCGAGCTACCACCACGGCGACGTGGCCCGCGCCATCCGCGACGAAGCGCTTGCGCGCCTTCGTGAGGGGGGCCCCGAGTCGCTCTCGCTGCGCGAGCTGGCGCGCGCCATCGGCGTCAGCCACGCCGCCGTCTACCGCCACTATGAAGACAAGGATGCGCTGCTCGCGGCCGTCGCCGAAGACGGTTGGCGCGGTCTCATCGGGGCGTTGTCGTCGGCGCTTGCGGCGGCGGAAGACGCCTCGCCGAGGGAGCGGCTCGTGCGACTCGGCAGCGCCTACGTCGAGTTTGCGCTGACGCACCCGGCGCACTACCGCGTCATGACAGGGCCCCGCCTCGACGAAGCGAAGCGGTTTCCGACGCTCGAGGCCCCGGTGCAGGAGAGCTTCCTCGTGCTCTTTCGCGAGATCGAACGCGCGCGCGCGTCGGGCGTCTTCGCCAGCGATCGCGCCGAGGATTGGGCCCTTCGCGTGTGGATGTTCGCGCACGGGTACGTGACGCTCGTCGTCGCGCGGCGCGTGCCCGTAAAGCGTGAGAAGACGCTCGAGTACTTCAGGACGCTCCTGGGCCCACTTCTCGGGTGA
- a CDS encoding SDR family NAD(P)-dependent oxidoreductase — MSRATPRRRAALTPTSPTQASASASSASPLAATSTSQRPRVAARSASRRSSRQAPQGSRFARDSRAASPSSTSLVKSAPAATRTRIASPVVLVTGATDGIGKQTALDLLRRGSHVLVHGRTAAKAAAVADELAALVPDARHRVEPFGADLSSLAEVRALASQVIARHEFLDVLINNAGVFMNERVVTVDGFEASFAINHLAPFVLTALLLPALRESEQGRVVTVSSIAHNRGRLDWDDLDAKDRFEGYAAYANSKLANVLFAYELAKRLVGTRVTSNALHPGVITTKLLWNGFGSRGDSLERGAATSVKLALDASLAGVTGKYFDNEREARSSAASHDPAAMTRLWEISAARTGASG, encoded by the coding sequence ATGAGCCGTGCGACGCCTCGGCGGCGCGCAGCGTTGACGCCAACATCGCCAACGCAGGCCTCGGCCTCGGCGTCGTCGGCCTCGCCGTTGGCGGCTACCTCTACTTCACAGCGCCCAAGGGTAGCGGCAAGGTCGGCGTCGCGCCGCTCGTCTCGCCAAGCGCCACAGGGCTCTCGCTTCGCGCGCGATTCTAGGGCGGCGAGCCCGAGTTCGACGTCGCTCGTGAAGTCCGCTCCCGCTGCCACTCGCACTCGCATCGCCTCGCCGGTGGTGCTCGTGACCGGTGCCACCGACGGCATCGGCAAGCAGACCGCCCTTGATCTGTTGCGGCGCGGCTCGCATGTGCTCGTGCATGGCCGCACGGCGGCGAAGGCCGCTGCCGTCGCCGATGAGTTGGCTGCGTTGGTGCCCGACGCGCGCCACCGCGTGGAGCCCTTCGGGGCCGATCTCTCGTCGCTGGCGGAGGTGCGAGCGCTCGCGTCGCAAGTCATCGCGAGGCACGAGTTTCTCGACGTGCTCATCAACAACGCGGGCGTGTTCATGAACGAGCGCGTCGTGACCGTCGACGGCTTCGAGGCGTCCTTCGCGATCAATCACCTCGCACCTTTCGTGCTGACAGCGCTCCTCTTGCCAGCACTTCGAGAGAGCGAGCAGGGGCGCGTGGTGACCGTCAGCTCCATTGCCCACAACCGAGGGCGACTCGACTGGGACGACCTCGACGCGAAGGATCGCTTCGAGGGCTATGCGGCGTACGCGAACTCGAAGCTCGCCAACGTGCTCTTCGCCTACGAGCTCGCGAAACGCCTCGTCGGCACGCGCGTGACCTCGAACGCCCTTCATCCTGGCGTCATCACGACGAAGCTGTTGTGGAACGGCTTCGGAAGCCGCGGCGACAGCCTCGAGCGTGGAGCCGCGACGAGCGTGAAGCTCGCGCTCGACGCGTCGCTCGCCGGCGTGACCGGCAAGTACTTCGACAACGAGCGAGAGGCACGGTCATCCGCGGCGAGTCATGATCCGGCGGCGATGACGCGCCTGTGGGAGATCAGCGCCGCGCGCACGGGGGCCAGCGGCTAA
- a CDS encoding DUF1592 domain-containing protein, whose product MAALAACAEDEDLAERRIFGAAPAADAGAGLGTKRVICNDRVHAASSEGRRITLAAYQRAIVDVFDGTVVGSAKFPGTYGKSATGYSTEAAINGLGEQDVAQIQVAAEEVALGVAGALPKLLPCAAAAADEACVGVFLDKYARRAYRRALSAEEKAQLLATFRTGLTSPGATFTDGVALVVAHMLQTPQFLYVMEDAAPAARRLTGEELASRLSFLLWDSVPDDALLAAATSGALSDATKVLEQAKRMLASDKANTAIARLFREWTGASQLAPANKDAVTYPSFDAALARSMNESFDRFAVGQLRGDGTLTSLLRSSEAYVDATMATFYGVTAPPAGQWAKVTLDPTRYSGLSTQAAVLASLAHPADASFVLRGKFVITRLLCGSLGEAPANALSVFGSLPTPPQPTGKDVSATLLSEPGCASCHKTINPPGLAFEHFDGVGRYRERYGSGKAIDTSGTLSGLVPQPIQFQGPSELMDAIAKEPQAAVCFATQLFRFAMSRRETPDDQCALQALGDALAASDGKLAETLLALTTTDAFTHRIDP is encoded by the coding sequence ATGGCAGCGCTCGCCGCCTGCGCCGAGGACGAAGATCTCGCAGAGAGGCGGATCTTCGGCGCTGCGCCGGCCGCTGACGCCGGCGCGGGCCTCGGTACGAAACGTGTCATCTGCAACGATCGGGTCCACGCAGCTTCTAGCGAAGGACGCCGCATCACGCTCGCGGCCTACCAGCGCGCCATCGTCGACGTCTTTGATGGCACCGTCGTCGGCAGCGCGAAGTTCCCTGGCACCTACGGCAAGTCGGCCACCGGCTACTCGACGGAGGCTGCCATCAACGGTCTCGGTGAACAGGACGTCGCGCAGATCCAGGTGGCCGCCGAAGAGGTCGCGCTCGGCGTCGCGGGCGCGCTTCCGAAGCTCTTGCCCTGCGCCGCGGCGGCGGCGGACGAAGCCTGCGTAGGCGTCTTCCTCGACAAGTATGCCCGCCGCGCTTACCGGCGCGCGCTCTCCGCCGAGGAGAAGGCTCAGCTCCTCGCGACCTTCCGCACGGGCCTCACGAGCCCCGGCGCGACCTTCACCGATGGCGTGGCCTTGGTCGTCGCTCACATGCTCCAGACGCCCCAGTTCCTCTACGTCATGGAGGACGCGGCGCCGGCGGCGCGGCGCCTCACGGGGGAAGAACTCGCGTCGCGCCTGTCGTTCTTGCTCTGGGACTCGGTGCCCGACGATGCGCTCCTCGCGGCGGCGACGAGCGGCGCCCTCTCGGACGCGACCAAGGTCTTGGAGCAGGCCAAGCGGATGCTCGCCTCGGACAAGGCCAACACGGCCATCGCGCGCCTCTTTCGCGAATGGACCGGCGCCTCGCAGCTCGCACCCGCGAACAAGGACGCCGTCACGTACCCGAGCTTCGACGCGGCGCTGGCCCGGTCCATGAACGAGTCGTTCGATCGCTTCGCCGTGGGGCAGCTTCGCGGCGATGGGACGCTGACGTCGCTGCTCAGGAGCAGCGAGGCTTACGTCGACGCGACCATGGCAACGTTCTATGGCGTGACGGCACCGCCCGCCGGCCAGTGGGCCAAGGTGACGCTCGACCCCACGCGATACAGCGGTCTCAGCACGCAAGCGGCGGTGCTCGCGTCGCTGGCGCACCCCGCCGACGCGTCCTTTGTGCTCCGCGGCAAGTTCGTCATCACGCGGCTCCTTTGCGGTTCGCTCGGCGAGGCGCCGGCGAACGCGCTCTCGGTCTTTGGCTCGTTGCCAACGCCGCCCCAGCCGACGGGGAAGGACGTCTCCGCCACGTTGCTCTCCGAGCCCGGGTGCGCCTCGTGTCATAAGACGATCAACCCGCCGGGGCTCGCCTTCGAGCACTTCGATGGCGTCGGTCGCTATCGCGAGCGCTACGGCAGCGGAAAGGCCATCGACACCTCAGGCACGCTGAGCGGCCTCGTCCCCCAGCCGATCCAGTTCCAGGGGCCCAGCGAGCTGATGGACGCGATCGCCAAGGAGCCGCAAGCGGCGGTGTGTTTCGCCACCCAGCTCTTTCGGTTCGCGATGTCGCGCCGCGAAACGCCAGACGATCAGTGCGCACTCCAGGCGCTCGGCGATGCACTCGCGGCGTCCGACGGCAAGCTCGCCGAAACGCTCCTCGCGCTCACCACCACCGACGCCTTCACCCATCGGATCGACCCATGA